ATGTAAAAGCAGAAGCGGACCGTTTCTTTCTGCAGGGCGTAAATCAGATTTATTGCCACGGATGGCCATATTCGCCGCCCTCGGCAGGCGAGCCCGGATGGCGCTTCTATGCAGCAGCGGTCTTCGATGCGCACAATCCCTGGTGGATTGTGATGCCCGAGGTGACGCAGTATTTGCAGCGAGTCAGTTGGATCATGCGACAGGGCGCGCCAGCCAACCGCGTGGCCATCTTCCTGCCCGAAGACGATGCCTGGGCTGCATTCACTCCGGGGCAGGTGGCGCTGACCGGGTTGCTGCCACGCTGGATCACGCCGCAACTGACACAGGCCATAGAGAATTCCGGTTACGACTTTGACTACATCGATGCGGCCGCCATTCAGGCGCGCGGCATTCACTACTCGCTGCTGATTCTGCCGAATGTGGATCGCATCTCTCCGGCAGCCCTCACCGCGATTCAGCAGTATGAAAAGTCGGGCGGCAAGGTGATTGCGCTCGGGCGCATTCCGGCTCATGCTCCGGGCTTTCTGCACTACGAGCAAATCTCCGCGGAGGTCAACCGCGAGTCGCATGCCTTCTTCGGCCATCCCGGCGCTCGAGTGCGCGTCGTGCAGGCCGTCAGCGGCCTTGGCGATGCGCTGCACCAGATGTTGACGCCGGCCATGACGCTCTCTGCCGCGAAGCCCGCGGTCGGGTTCGTGCGCCGCAAACTGGACGATGCGGACATCTATTTCCTCGCGAACACCAGCAATGTTTCTATTCACACAGTGGCGCATCTGCGCTCGCGCTACACAAGCGGCACATGGCTCGATCCGATGAGCGGAAAAGCATACGCCGCGCAGAGCCGGAATGGCGGATGGCCACTGCATCTGGCCCCGTATGGTTCGACGATTCTAGTGCTGCACGCAAAGAACGTTCGCCTGCCCGTCGCGGCTGGACACGATTCCTTCAATCCGTCTTCTACCAAGGCAATTGCCGATCTCAGCTCTGACTGGAACGTGAGCTTCCCTGCCCTGCATCTGCAGGAGCCGATGGCGACGCTAGCCTCGTGGACGAAAAACGAAAAGACGCTCTACTACTCCGGCGTTGCCGTCTATCGCCGCACCCTCGAAGTTGCGCAGAATGACCTGGATCATGCCCCACTGCTGCTGAGCTTTGGCCAAGGCACGCCGGTATCGCCCTCTGCGTTTCACCGGCAGATGGGCACGCGCGCCTGGCTCAACCCGCCTGTGCACGTGGCCGCCGTGGTCTATGTGAACGGCAGGCTCGCCGGCACAGTATGGCACCCACCTTATGTATTGGCGGTGGGTGGACTGCTCAAGCCCGGCGCAAACCAGATCGAAGTGCGCGTCGCCAATACCGCAATCAATGAGATGGCCGGAAAATCGCTGCCGGACTACCGTCTCTTGTGGGCGCGTTACGGACGGCGTTTTGAGCCACAGGACATGAAGCATCTGCAGCCGCTGCCCTCTGGCCTGCTCGGCAAGGTGGAACTGCTCGAAGGAGAATCGCGATGAAGAAGTGGAGCTGCGCGGCCCTGCTCTGTGCCGCCGCGCTCGTGGGCATCCAGCCCATGGCCGCTCACGCAAAGATGCTCGCGATTCGCGCCAATGCCTATGGCGCCAAGGGCGACGGCATCACGCTCGACACGCGCGCCATTCAGGCGGCACTCGACGCGGCGGCGAAAAAAGGACCTGCCACGGTGACATTTGCGCCTGGCACCTATCGCACCGGCGCGCTCTTTGTGAAATCCGGCACGACGCTTCGCATTGGTGCGGGAGTCACGCTCCGCGCTGTACATGGTCTTGCAAATTATCCCCTGATTAAAACCCGCGTGGCCGGCATCGACATGCACTGGCCCGCGGCGGTGATCAACGTGTACCGGCAGCACGATGTACACATCACGGGCAGCGGCACGGTCGATGGCAACGGCAAATACTGGTGGGACGGTTACTGGGCTCTTCGCAAACAGTACGATCTGCGCGGGCTGCGCTGGGCGGCGGACTATGACGACCGTCGGCCACGCCTGATTGAGTTTTACCAGTCACAGCATGTTTCGCTCGCCGGCCTGCACCTGCTCCGCTCGCCGTTCTGGACCGTGCACATCTGCTATTCGGCCTATGTACATGTGGATGGCATCACCATCCGCAACAACATTGGCGGGCGGGGGCCCAGCACCGACGGGGTGGACATCGATTCCTCGCGGCATGTGCTGGTGGAGCACGCCGACATCTCAGTCAATGACGACGCGCTGTGCCTCAAGGCCGGACGCGACTCCGACGGGCTGCGCGTCAACAAGCCGGACGTCGATATCGTGATCCGTAACTGCACGGTGCGCTACGGAGCCGCGGCCTTCACGATTGGCAGCGAGACCTCCGGCGGGTTTCGCAACGTGGACGTATACAACATTCATGCCCTCGAGCACGTGCCCTCGGGAGTGCTCTTCAAATCGGCGCATACCCGTGGCGGATGGGCCGATAACATCCGCATTCATGACTTTCAACTGGATGGAGTCGCGATTCCCATTCACATCACCATGAACTGGAACCCCAGCTACAGCTATGCGAAGATTCCTCATGGATTGAAGCATGTC
The DNA window shown above is from Acidobacterium capsulatum ATCC 51196 and carries:
- a CDS encoding glycoside hydrolase family 28 protein; the encoded protein is MKKWSCAALLCAAALVGIQPMAAHAKMLAIRANAYGAKGDGITLDTRAIQAALDAAAKKGPATVTFAPGTYRTGALFVKSGTTLRIGAGVTLRAVHGLANYPLIKTRVAGIDMHWPAAVINVYRQHDVHITGSGTVDGNGKYWWDGYWALRKQYDLRGLRWAADYDDRRPRLIEFYQSQHVSLAGLHLLRSPFWTVHICYSAYVHVDGITIRNNIGGRGPSTDGVDIDSSRHVLVEHADISVNDDALCLKAGRDSDGLRVNKPDVDIVIRNCTVRYGAAAFTIGSETSGGFRNVDVYNIHALEHVPSGVLFKSAHTRGGWADNIRIHDFQLDGVAIPIHITMNWNPSYSYAKIPHGLKHVPRYYRVLAKPVPPARGLPHFRNVHIWNIEATNAKRAFDVSAMPAAPLVRFKLDHIRIQAQSAGSIAAVRDWTLSHVTVQTKDGSQVKFKNAQAVTLINDTGFTTPPKP
- a CDS encoding glycosyl hydrolase, with protein sequence MVATVMLVGGLATAATAQTNLQQLEKTFQNPPDNAKPMLRWWWFGPSVTKPEILREMQQIKAGGFGGFVIHYVYPLALDDPQTGFRNLPFLSPAMLSDVSYANRQAHALGLRAGTALASGWPYGGPMTAVTEAAAKIVQKESTVAPGAHSVALPSIGNGQKLLAVFAQDGSAGSQQKMLPLPAPVTLRMAIPTGTHIVDWYLMSRTGQQVKRAAVDANGFVLDHFSHHAVADHLKNVGDKLVAAFGSEPPDSVFSDSLEVFGADWTPDFLEEFRKKNGYSLLPYLPDLFMKHPDAQALAVRHDWGVTLTALIDENYLTQVNAWARAHHTHLRAQVYGPPAVSLSSNNLVDLPEGEGPQWRQFAYTRWATSAGHLYGRPIISSETFTWLHSPAFRATPLDVKAEADRFFLQGVNQIYCHGWPYSPPSAGEPGWRFYAAAVFDAHNPWWIVMPEVTQYLQRVSWIMRQGAPANRVAIFLPEDDAWAAFTPGQVALTGLLPRWITPQLTQAIENSGYDFDYIDAAAIQARGIHYSLLILPNVDRISPAALTAIQQYEKSGGKVIALGRIPAHAPGFLHYEQISAEVNRESHAFFGHPGARVRVVQAVSGLGDALHQMLTPAMTLSAAKPAVGFVRRKLDDADIYFLANTSNVSIHTVAHLRSRYTSGTWLDPMSGKAYAAQSRNGGWPLHLAPYGSTILVLHAKNVRLPVAAGHDSFNPSSTKAIADLSSDWNVSFPALHLQEPMATLASWTKNEKTLYYSGVAVYRRTLEVAQNDLDHAPLLLSFGQGTPVSPSAFHRQMGTRAWLNPPVHVAAVVYVNGRLAGTVWHPPYVLAVGGLLKPGANQIEVRVANTAINEMAGKSLPDYRLLWARYGRRFEPQDMKHLQPLPSGLLGKVELLEGESR